A genomic segment from Rubrobacter tropicus encodes:
- a CDS encoding O-antigen ligase family protein: MPQFLGRAQDWFVARGRGQKAGIIVLAFIVVLVASRVLASMAMLAFFAGVVVMIVQLFRRRPVKKSAVAAVGSLAMVILFSSIAGAIYGPQNWQGGRAETAEKRAAEPSPPQPEKTQPEKAQPPPPKEPAEKPEANRQPEPDPTEHLVTAVEYHQLGASEDDSSEGDYLDEHILKGGLKDCIDAKYKDMYGGDAWGEVIRGYRTEADSPYGMDAPEVLMIEEGAGCTVQEGIDQLGNWTDWEWRQANKHFKDGL, encoded by the coding sequence GTGCCGCAGTTCTTGGGCAGGGCGCAGGATTGGTTCGTGGCACGCGGCAGGGGACAGAAGGCCGGCATCATCGTGCTCGCCTTCATCGTTGTACTCGTCGCCAGCCGCGTGTTGGCCAGTATGGCCATGCTGGCGTTCTTCGCTGGCGTGGTCGTCATGATCGTCCAGTTGTTTCGCCGGAGGCCGGTCAAGAAGTCGGCCGTAGCCGCCGTCGGGTCGCTGGCTATGGTGATCTTGTTCTCCAGCATCGCCGGGGCAATCTACGGCCCTCAGAACTGGCAGGGCGGCCGGGCGGAGACGGCCGAGAAGCGGGCGGCGGAGCCATCACCGCCGCAGCCCGAGAAGACGCAGCCGGAGAAGGCGCAGCCCCCACCACCGAAGGAACCGGCCGAGAAGCCCGAGGCGAACAGACAGCCGGAACCAGACCCTACAGAGCATCTAGTAACTGCCGTCGAGTACCACCAGTTGGGCGCATCGGAAGATGACTCATCGGAAGGTGACTACCTTGATGAGCACATCCTGAAAGGTGGACTCAAAGACTGTATCGACGCCAAGTACAAGGACATGTACGGCGGAGATGCGTGGGGTGAAGTCATACGAGGGTACAGAACTGAGGCTGACTCTCCCTACGGGATGGATGCACCTGAAGTGCTGATGATAGAAGAGGGCGCAGGCTGTACCGTCCAAGAAGGTATTGACCAGCTAGGAAACTGGACTGACTGGGAATGGCGACAGGCAAACAAACATTTCAAGGACGGACTCTAG
- a CDS encoding type II toxin-antitoxin system Phd/YefM family antitoxin: MPKTGIGIENDSESILMTIITAAMKETMAMAERITASEARKDFRGTLNRVVRNNERLVVTRHHDDEVAMIPIEDLRRFEMLERQMEDAIDAEAARWILADPDEGRESWEDVKKDLGL, encoded by the coding sequence ATGCCGAAGACCGGCATCGGGATCGAGAACGACAGCGAATCAATCCTGATGACAATTATCACTGCGGCGATGAAGGAGACGATGGCGATGGCCGAGCGAATTACGGCAAGCGAGGCGAGGAAGGACTTCAGGGGTACCCTCAACCGGGTGGTGCGTAACAACGAGCGTTTGGTCGTCACGCGGCACCACGACGACGAGGTTGCCATGATCCCCATCGAGGATCTGCGCCGTTTCGAGATGCTGGAGCGTCAGATGGAGGACGCCATAGACGCCGAGGCCGCCCGGTGGATTCTTGCCGATCCCGACGAGGGTCGCGAGTCCTGGGAGGACGTAAAGAAGGATCTCGGCCTCTAG
- a CDS encoding metallophosphoesterase family protein, whose translation MISDIHGNYEALEAVLRDMPGDIETVYCLGDVIGYGASPNECCDAVRKLGMPTITGNHDLAVTDLSTDLNWFNPVAAAAVLWTRERLSEENAEFLRSRPRMMQTRGALFVHGSVRDPDEYIINSISAEENLEVLAREYPNVPVCFYGHTHVKAVAPSPNGAMNGGHTLDLRSGGPYLVNPGSVGQPRDGDTFASYVLADEGRIVYRFVEYDIAQAQTRIRAAGLPDMLADRLAVGR comes from the coding sequence GTGATCTCTGACATCCACGGGAACTACGAGGCGCTGGAGGCCGTCCTCCGGGATATGCCCGGCGACATCGAGACGGTCTACTGCCTGGGGGACGTCATAGGTTACGGGGCGAGCCCCAACGAGTGCTGCGACGCGGTCAGGAAGCTCGGGATGCCGACGATCACGGGCAACCACGACCTCGCCGTGACGGACCTCTCGACCGACCTGAACTGGTTCAACCCCGTGGCCGCGGCCGCCGTGTTGTGGACGCGCGAGCGACTCAGCGAGGAGAACGCCGAGTTTTTGCGCTCCCGCCCGCGCATGATGCAGACGCGCGGGGCACTCTTCGTACACGGCTCGGTCAGGGACCCTGACGAGTACATCATCAACAGCATCTCGGCCGAGGAGAACCTGGAGGTGCTCGCCCGGGAGTACCCGAACGTGCCCGTCTGCTTCTACGGCCACACGCACGTGAAGGCCGTGGCGCCCTCGCCGAACGGGGCGATGAACGGGGGGCACACGCTCGACCTCCGCTCTGGCGGGCCCTATCTGGTCAACCCGGGCTCGGTGGGGCAGCCGCGGGACGGGGATACGTTCGCCTCGTACGTGCTCGCCGACGAGGGCAGGATCGTCTACCGCTTCGTCGAGTACGATATAGCGCAGGCGCAGACCAGGATCCGGGCCGCAGGCCTCCCTGATATGCTCGCCGACCGCCTCGCCGTCGGCCGCTAG
- the dtd gene encoding D-aminoacyl-tRNA deacylase, with product MKIVLQRVKRASVTVGGEEVSSIGPGLLLLVGVANGDAEDEANWLAKKVSGLRVMADDEGKMNRGVIEAEGEVLAVSQFTLLGDARKGRRPSFVEAAPPEAAQPLFDHFCEKLRESGVKSVKTGRFAAMMDVALVNDGPVTVLLER from the coding sequence GTGAAGATCGTGCTGCAGAGGGTCAAACGCGCCTCCGTCACGGTCGGGGGCGAAGAGGTCTCGAGTATAGGCCCGGGCCTGCTCCTCCTCGTCGGCGTCGCCAACGGGGACGCCGAGGACGAGGCGAACTGGCTCGCGAAGAAGGTCTCGGGCCTGCGCGTAATGGCCGACGACGAAGGCAAGATGAACCGCGGCGTGATCGAAGCCGAAGGCGAAGTCCTCGCCGTCTCCCAGTTCACCCTCCTCGGCGACGCGAGAAAAGGCCGCCGCCCGAGCTTCGTCGAAGCCGCGCCGCCGGAAGCCGCACAGCCCCTCTTCGACCATTTCTGCGAGAAGCTGCGCGAGTCAGGCGTCAAGTCCGTGAAGACCGGACGCTTCGCGGCGATGATGGACGTGGCGCTCGTGAACGACGGGCCGGTGACCGTTCTGCTGGAAAGGTAG
- a CDS encoding DUF2203 domain-containing protein produces the protein MQPAFPKLFTVEEANDLIPKLMELLEDVSVHRDAMREKAPHMEPILRAAGSNGGGKVGAEYGVEAYRLYLAIEAIREEGVLLKDLDTGLLDFPHEREGRVVFLCWHPPEESVGFWHEIEAGYPGRQPL, from the coding sequence GTGCAACCCGCCTTCCCGAAACTCTTCACCGTAGAAGAGGCCAACGACCTCATCCCGAAGCTCATGGAACTGCTTGAAGACGTCTCCGTCCACCGGGACGCCATGCGCGAGAAGGCGCCGCACATGGAACCCATCCTGCGCGCGGCCGGCTCGAACGGGGGCGGCAAGGTCGGCGCCGAGTACGGCGTGGAGGCGTACCGGCTCTACCTGGCGATAGAGGCCATCAGGGAGGAAGGCGTCTTGCTGAAGGATCTCGATACCGGGCTGCTGGACTTTCCGCACGAGCGGGAAGGGCGGGTGGTCTTCCTCTGCTGGCACCCGCCCGAAGAGAGCGTCGGGTTCTGGCACGAGATCGAGGCCGGCTACCCGGGCCGCCAGCCACTCTAG
- a CDS encoding type II toxin-antitoxin system RelE family toxin, whose protein sequence is MAYRVELSTSAGRELRKLRKRIQPKLMKGIGERISALAENPRPFGVEKVEGYDDLWRVRSGDYRIVYTVEDDVLLVVVVKIGHRREVYRGL, encoded by the coding sequence TTGGCTTACCGGGTAGAGCTCTCCACTTCAGCGGGAAGGGAGCTACGGAAGCTCAGGAAGCGCATCCAGCCCAAGTTGATGAAGGGCATCGGCGAGCGTATCAGCGCCCTGGCCGAGAACCCAAGACCGTTTGGAGTGGAGAAGGTCGAAGGATACGACGACCTCTGGCGCGTCCGTTCCGGGGATTACAGAATCGTCTACACCGTCGAAGACGACGTGCTGCTCGTAGTCGTCGTGAAGATCGGGCACCGCAGGGAGGTGTATCGGGGGCTCTGA